In Spodoptera frugiperda isolate SF20-4 chromosome 13, AGI-APGP_CSIRO_Sfru_2.0, whole genome shotgun sequence, the following are encoded in one genomic region:
- the LOC118270595 gene encoding collagen alpha-1(I) chain-like isoform X26 — protein MILTRCCRCTTVYKGLDLSSRDIRLWYLRTRAAMAVTYPIFLIVLVGLASLTSLRCVYAFPQEKIAEEGKSRGIPEEPGQNSTNTCPPSGEETAPVNNTNQSQNESMDCNCQGNEDLDNNTNSSPDNHKPGDKGSQGDKGSPGDKGSPGDKGSPGDKGSPGDKGSPGDKGSNGGEGSPGDKGCNGGEGSPGDKGSPGDKGSPGDKGSNGGEGSPGDKGSNGGVGCNGGDGSNGGEGSNGGEGSNGGEGSKGGEGSTGGEGSTGGEDSNGGEGSNGGEGSTGGEGSTGGEGSTGGEGSNGGEGSNGGEGSTGGEGSNGGEGSTGGEGSTGCENSTGGEGSNGGEGSNGGEGSNGDKGSNGGEGSQGDKGSPGDKGSNGGEGSQGDKGSPGDKGCNGGEGSPGDKGSPGDKGSPGDKGSPGDKGSPGDKGSPGDKGSPGDKGCNGGEGSPGDKGSPGDKGSPGDKGSPGDKGSPGDKGSPGDKGSPGDKGSPGDKGSPGDKGCKGDKGSPGDKGSNGGEGSPGDKGSNGGEGSPGDKGSPGDKGSSGGEGSSGCEGSSGSEDKPIPIDFIPNDSERRSNEEDLTGKGLREPVPENHESRPEDECNIEPDESSPPSNPPPSNGTQSSENTNSTAGPELPPDCEVNQESSDSEKNETIKPLFPPCRPEENHKPIKSTEEHSPPQNGSGPLSGDKDCTGDNNSGNPDPQPNNNGNGPPENVPPSSNNNTGPPDTQHPDCTCDLPK, from the exons ATGATATTGACGCGGTGTTGTCGTTGCACCACCGTATATAAAGGGCTAGACTTAAGTAGCAGGGACATAAGACTCTGGTACTTAAGAACTCGGGCTGCGATGGCGGTAACCTACCCG ATTTTCCTGATCGTTCTGGTCGGTCTAGCGAGCTTGACCTCGTTAAGATGCGTGTACGCCTTCCCACAAGAAAAGATCGCAGAAGAAGGAAAGTCACGAGGCATTCCTGAGGAACCGGGACAGAATTCCACAAACACCTGCCCACCAAGTGGAGAAGAGACGGCACCAGTCAATAATACTAATCAATCACAGAACGAGTCCATGGACTGTAATTGTCAAGGAAACGAAGATCTAGATAATAACACCAATTCTTCTCCAGATAACCATAAACCAGGTGATAAAGGCTCACAAGGTGACAAAGGCTCACCCGGTGACAAAGGCTCACCCGGTGACAAAGGCTCACCCGGTGACAAAGGCTCACCAGGTGACAAAGGCTCACCCGGTGACAAAGGCTCCAATGGTGGTGAAGGCTCACCAGGTGACAAAGGCTGCAATGGTGGTGAAGGCTCACCAGGTGACAAAGGCTCACCCGGTGACAAAGGCTCACCCGGTGACAAAGGCTCCAATGGTGGTGAAGGCTCACCAG GTGACAAAGGCTCCAATGGTGGTGTAGGCTGCAATGGTGGTGACGGCTCCAATGGTGGTGAAGGCTCCAATGGTGGTGAAGGCTCCAATGGTGGTGAAGGCTCCAAAGGTGGTGAAGGCTCAACTGGTGGTGAAGGCTCCACTGGTGGTGAAGACTCCAATGGTGGTGAAGGCTCCAATGGTGGTGAAGGCTCTACTGGTGGTGAAGGCTCCACTGGTGGTGAAGGCTCCACTGGTGGTGAAGGCTCCAATGGTGGTGAAGGCTCCAATGGTGGTGAAGGCTCCACTGGTGGTGAAGGCTCCAATGGTGGTGAAGGCTCCACTGGTGGTGAAGGCTCCACTGGTTGTGAAAACTCCACTGGTGGTGAAGGCTCCAATGGTGGTGAAGGCTCCAATGGTGGTGAAGGCTCCAATGGTGACAAAGGCTCCAATGGTGGTGAAGGCTCACAAGGTGACAAAGGCTCACCCGGTGACAAAGGCTCCAATGGTGGTGAAGGCTCACAAGGTGACAAAGGCTCACCCGGTGACAAAGGCTGCAATGGTGGTGAAGGCTCACCAGGTGACAAAGGCTCACCCGGTGACAAAGGCTCACCCGGTGACAAAGGCTCACCCGGTGACAAAGGCTCACCAGGTGACAAAGGCTCACCAGGTGACAAAGGCTCACCAGGTGACAAAGGCTGCAATGGTGGTGAAGGCTCACCAGGTGACAAAGGCTCACCCGGTGACAAAGGCTCACCAGGTGACAAAGGCTCACCCGGTGACAAAGGCTCACCAGGTGACAAAGGCTCACCCGGTGACAAAGGCTCACCCGGTGACAAAGGCTCACCCGGTGATAAAGGCTCACCAGGTGACAAAGGCTGCAAAGGTGACAAAGGCTCACCCGGTGACAAAGGCTCCAATGGTGGTGAAG GCTCACCCGGTGACAAAGGCTCCAATGGTGGTGAAGGCTCACCAGGTGACAAAGGCTCACCCGGTGACAAAGGCTCCAGTGGTGGTGAAGGCTCCAGTGGTTGTGAAGGCTCCAGTGGTAGTGAAGACAAACCTATTCCTATTGACTTTATTCCAAATGATTCCGAACGTAGATCAAATGAAGAAGACTTAACTGGTAAAGGATTACGTGAACCTGTTCCCGAAAACCACGAAAGTCGACCAGAAGATGAATGCAACATAGAGCCAGATGAGTCTAGCCCTCCTTCAAATCCTCCTCCTTCAAATGGCACTCAATCTTCAGAAAACACCAATTCTACTGCAGGTCCTGAACTTCCACCAGATTGTGAAGTCAATCAGGAGTCTTCAGACTCCGAAAAAAATGAAACCATAAAACCCCTCTTCCCACCCTGTAGACCTGAAGAAAACCACAAACCTATCAAATCCACGGAGGAGCACAGTCCTCCTCAAAATGGTTCCGGACCTCTATCAGGCGATAAAGATTGCACTGGTGATAATAATTCTGGAAACCCCGACCCTCAACCAAATAATAATGGCAATGGTCCGCCAGAGAATGTACCTCCTTCTTCAAATAATAATACCGGTCCCCCCGATACTCAACACCCTGACTGTACTTGCGATCTTCCCAAGTAG
- the LOC118270595 gene encoding collagen alpha-1(I) chain-like isoform X5 has protein sequence MILTRCCRCTTVYKGLDLSSRDIRLWYLRTRAAMAVTYPIFLIVLVGLASLTSLRCVYAFPQEKIAEEGKSRGIPEEPGQNSTNTCPPSGEETAPVNNTNQSQNESMDCNCQGNEDLDNNTNSSPDNHKPGDKGSQGDKGSPGDKGSPGDKGSPGDKGSPGDKGSPGDKGSNGGEGSPGDKGCNGGEGSPGDKGSPGDKGSPGDKGSNGGEGSPGDKGCKGGEGSPGDKGSPGDKGSPGDKGSNGGEGSPGDKGSPGDKGSNGGEGSPGDKGSNGGVGCNGGDGSNGGEGSNGGEGSNGGEGSKGGEGSTGGEGSTGGEDSNGGEGSNGGEGSTGGEGSTGGEGSTGGEGSNGGEGSNGGEGSTGGEGSNGGEGSTGGEGSTGCENSTGGEGSNGGEGSNGGEGSNGDKGSNGGEGSQGDKGSPGDKGSNGGEGSQGDKGSPGDKGCNGGEGSPGDKGSPGDKGSPGDKGSPGDKGSPGDKGSPGDKGSPGDKGCNGGEGSPGDKGSPGDKGSPGDKGSPGDKGSPGDKGSPGDKGSPGDKGSPGDKGSPGDKGCKGDKGSPGDKGSNGGEGSPGDKGSNGGEGSPGDKGSPGDKGSSGGEGSSGCEGSSGSEDKPIPIDFIPNDSERRSNEEDLTGKGLREPVPENHESRPEDECNIEPDESSPPSNPPPSNGTQSSENTNSTAGPELPPDCEVNQESSDSEKNETIKPLFPPCRPEENHKPIKSTEEHSPPQNGSGPLSGDKDCTGDNNSGNPDPQPNNNGNGPPENVPPSSNNNTGPPDTQHPDCTCDLPK, from the exons ATGATATTGACGCGGTGTTGTCGTTGCACCACCGTATATAAAGGGCTAGACTTAAGTAGCAGGGACATAAGACTCTGGTACTTAAGAACTCGGGCTGCGATGGCGGTAACCTACCCG ATTTTCCTGATCGTTCTGGTCGGTCTAGCGAGCTTGACCTCGTTAAGATGCGTGTACGCCTTCCCACAAGAAAAGATCGCAGAAGAAGGAAAGTCACGAGGCATTCCTGAGGAACCGGGACAGAATTCCACAAACACCTGCCCACCAAGTGGAGAAGAGACGGCACCAGTCAATAATACTAATCAATCACAGAACGAGTCCATGGACTGTAATTGTCAAGGAAACGAAGATCTAGATAATAACACCAATTCTTCTCCAGATAACCATAAACCAGGTGATAAAGGCTCACAAGGTGACAAAGGCTCACCCGGTGACAAAGGCTCACCCGGTGACAAAGGCTCACCCGGTGACAAAGGCTCACCAGGTGACAAAGGCTCACCCGGTGACAAAGGCTCCAATGGTGGTGAAGGCTCACCAGGTGACAAAGGCTGCAATGGTGGTGAAGGCTCACCAGGTGACAAAGGCTCACCCGGTGACAAAGGCTCACCCGGTGACAAAGGCTCCAATGGTGGTGAAGGCTCACCAGGTGACAAAGGCTGCAAAGGTGGTGAAGGCTCACCAGGTGACAAAGGCTCACCCG GTGACAAAGGCTCACCCGGTGACAAAGGCTCCAATGGTGGTGAAGGCTCACCCGGTGACAAAGGCTCACCCGGTGACAAAGGCTCCAATGGTGGTGAAGGCTCACCCG GTGACAAAGGCTCCAATGGTGGTGTAGGCTGCAATGGTGGTGACGGCTCCAATGGTGGTGAAGGCTCCAATGGTGGTGAAGGCTCCAATGGTGGTGAAGGCTCCAAAGGTGGTGAAGGCTCAACTGGTGGTGAAGGCTCCACTGGTGGTGAAGACTCCAATGGTGGTGAAGGCTCCAATGGTGGTGAAGGCTCTACTGGTGGTGAAGGCTCCACTGGTGGTGAAGGCTCCACTGGTGGTGAAGGCTCCAATGGTGGTGAAGGCTCCAATGGTGGTGAAGGCTCCACTGGTGGTGAAGGCTCCAATGGTGGTGAAGGCTCCACTGGTGGTGAAGGCTCCACTGGTTGTGAAAACTCCACTGGTGGTGAAGGCTCCAATGGTGGTGAAGGCTCCAATGGTGGTGAAGGCTCCAATGGTGACAAAGGCTCCAATGGTGGTGAAGGCTCACAAGGTGACAAAGGCTCACCCGGTGACAAAGGCTCCAATGGTGGTGAAGGCTCACAAGGTGACAAAGGCTCACCCGGTGACAAAGGCTGCAATGGTGGTGAAGGCTCACCAGGTGACAAAGGCTCACCCGGTGACAAAGGCTCACCCGGTGACAAAGGCTCACCCGGTGACAAAGGCTCACCAGGTGACAAAGGCTCACCAGGTGACAAAGGCTCACCAGGTGACAAAGGCTGCAATGGTGGTGAAGGCTCACCAGGTGACAAAGGCTCACCCGGTGACAAAGGCTCACCAGGTGACAAAGGCTCACCCGGTGACAAAGGCTCACCAGGTGACAAAGGCTCACCCGGTGACAAAGGCTCACCCGGTGACAAAGGCTCACCCGGTGATAAAGGCTCACCAGGTGACAAAGGCTGCAAAGGTGACAAAGGCTCACCCGGTGACAAAGGCTCCAATGGTGGTGAAG GCTCACCCGGTGACAAAGGCTCCAATGGTGGTGAAGGCTCACCAGGTGACAAAGGCTCACCCGGTGACAAAGGCTCCAGTGGTGGTGAAGGCTCCAGTGGTTGTGAAGGCTCCAGTGGTAGTGAAGACAAACCTATTCCTATTGACTTTATTCCAAATGATTCCGAACGTAGATCAAATGAAGAAGACTTAACTGGTAAAGGATTACGTGAACCTGTTCCCGAAAACCACGAAAGTCGACCAGAAGATGAATGCAACATAGAGCCAGATGAGTCTAGCCCTCCTTCAAATCCTCCTCCTTCAAATGGCACTCAATCTTCAGAAAACACCAATTCTACTGCAGGTCCTGAACTTCCACCAGATTGTGAAGTCAATCAGGAGTCTTCAGACTCCGAAAAAAATGAAACCATAAAACCCCTCTTCCCACCCTGTAGACCTGAAGAAAACCACAAACCTATCAAATCCACGGAGGAGCACAGTCCTCCTCAAAATGGTTCCGGACCTCTATCAGGCGATAAAGATTGCACTGGTGATAATAATTCTGGAAACCCCGACCCTCAACCAAATAATAATGGCAATGGTCCGCCAGAGAATGTACCTCCTTCTTCAAATAATAATACCGGTCCCCCCGATACTCAACACCCTGACTGTACTTGCGATCTTCCCAAGTAG
- the LOC118270595 gene encoding collagen alpha-1(I) chain-like isoform X9 has protein sequence MILTRCCRCTTVYKGLDLSSRDIRLWYLRTRAAMAVTYPIFLIVLVGLASLTSLRCVYAFPQEKIAEEGKSRGIPEEPGQNSTNTCPPSGEETAPVNNTNQSQNESMDCNCQGNEDLDNNTNSSPDNHKPGDKGSQGDKGSPGDKGSPGDKGSPGDKGSPGDKGSPGDKGSNGGEGSPGDKGCNGGEGSPGDKGSPGDKGSPGDKGSPGDKGSNGGEGSPGDKGSPGDKGSNGGEGSPGDKGSPGDKGSPGDKGSPGDKGSNGGVGCNGGDGSNGGEGSNGGEGSNGGEGSKGGEGSTGGEGSTGGEDSNGGEGSNGGEGSTGGEGSTGGEGSTGGEGSNGGEGSNGGEGSTGGEGSNGGEGSTGGEGSTGCENSTGGEGSNGGEGSNGGEGSNGDKGSNGGEGSQGDKGSPGDKGSNGGEGSQGDKGSPGDKGCNGGEGSPGDKGSPGDKGSPGDKGSPGDKGSPGDKGSPGDKGSPGDKGCNGGEGSPGDKGSPGDKGSPGDKGSPGDKGSPGDKGSPGDKGSPGDKGSPGDKGSPGDKGCKGDKGSPGDKGSNGGEGSPGDKGSNGGEGSPGDKGSPGDKGSSGGEGSSGCEGSSGSEDKPIPIDFIPNDSERRSNEEDLTGKGLREPVPENHESRPEDECNIEPDESSPPSNPPPSNGTQSSENTNSTAGPELPPDCEVNQESSDSEKNETIKPLFPPCRPEENHKPIKSTEEHSPPQNGSGPLSGDKDCTGDNNSGNPDPQPNNNGNGPPENVPPSSNNNTGPPDTQHPDCTCDLPK, from the exons ATGATATTGACGCGGTGTTGTCGTTGCACCACCGTATATAAAGGGCTAGACTTAAGTAGCAGGGACATAAGACTCTGGTACTTAAGAACTCGGGCTGCGATGGCGGTAACCTACCCG ATTTTCCTGATCGTTCTGGTCGGTCTAGCGAGCTTGACCTCGTTAAGATGCGTGTACGCCTTCCCACAAGAAAAGATCGCAGAAGAAGGAAAGTCACGAGGCATTCCTGAGGAACCGGGACAGAATTCCACAAACACCTGCCCACCAAGTGGAGAAGAGACGGCACCAGTCAATAATACTAATCAATCACAGAACGAGTCCATGGACTGTAATTGTCAAGGAAACGAAGATCTAGATAATAACACCAATTCTTCTCCAGATAACCATAAACCAGGTGATAAAGGCTCACAAGGTGACAAAGGCTCACCCGGTGACAAAGGCTCACCCGGTGACAAAGGCTCACCCGGTGACAAAGGCTCACCAGGTGACAAAGGCTCACCCGGTGACAAAGGCTCCAATGGTGGTGAAGGCTCACCAGGTGACAAAGGCTGCAATGGTGGTGAAGGCTCACCAGGTGACAAAGGCTCACCCGGTGACAAAGGCTCACCCG GTGACAAAGGCTCACCCGGTGACAAAGGCTCCAATGGTGGTGAAGGCTCACCCGGTGACAAAGGCTCACCCGGTGACAAAGGCTCCAATGGTGGTGAAGGCTCACCCGGTGACAAAGGCTCACCCGGTGACAAAGGCTCACCCGGTGACAAAGGCTCACCAG GTGACAAAGGCTCCAATGGTGGTGTAGGCTGCAATGGTGGTGACGGCTCCAATGGTGGTGAAGGCTCCAATGGTGGTGAAGGCTCCAATGGTGGTGAAGGCTCCAAAGGTGGTGAAGGCTCAACTGGTGGTGAAGGCTCCACTGGTGGTGAAGACTCCAATGGTGGTGAAGGCTCCAATGGTGGTGAAGGCTCTACTGGTGGTGAAGGCTCCACTGGTGGTGAAGGCTCCACTGGTGGTGAAGGCTCCAATGGTGGTGAAGGCTCCAATGGTGGTGAAGGCTCCACTGGTGGTGAAGGCTCCAATGGTGGTGAAGGCTCCACTGGTGGTGAAGGCTCCACTGGTTGTGAAAACTCCACTGGTGGTGAAGGCTCCAATGGTGGTGAAGGCTCCAATGGTGGTGAAGGCTCCAATGGTGACAAAGGCTCCAATGGTGGTGAAGGCTCACAAGGTGACAAAGGCTCACCCGGTGACAAAGGCTCCAATGGTGGTGAAGGCTCACAAGGTGACAAAGGCTCACCCGGTGACAAAGGCTGCAATGGTGGTGAAGGCTCACCAGGTGACAAAGGCTCACCCGGTGACAAAGGCTCACCCGGTGACAAAGGCTCACCCGGTGACAAAGGCTCACCAGGTGACAAAGGCTCACCAGGTGACAAAGGCTCACCAGGTGACAAAGGCTGCAATGGTGGTGAAGGCTCACCAGGTGACAAAGGCTCACCCGGTGACAAAGGCTCACCAGGTGACAAAGGCTCACCCGGTGACAAAGGCTCACCAGGTGACAAAGGCTCACCCGGTGACAAAGGCTCACCCGGTGACAAAGGCTCACCCGGTGATAAAGGCTCACCAGGTGACAAAGGCTGCAAAGGTGACAAAGGCTCACCCGGTGACAAAGGCTCCAATGGTGGTGAAG GCTCACCCGGTGACAAAGGCTCCAATGGTGGTGAAGGCTCACCAGGTGACAAAGGCTCACCCGGTGACAAAGGCTCCAGTGGTGGTGAAGGCTCCAGTGGTTGTGAAGGCTCCAGTGGTAGTGAAGACAAACCTATTCCTATTGACTTTATTCCAAATGATTCCGAACGTAGATCAAATGAAGAAGACTTAACTGGTAAAGGATTACGTGAACCTGTTCCCGAAAACCACGAAAGTCGACCAGAAGATGAATGCAACATAGAGCCAGATGAGTCTAGCCCTCCTTCAAATCCTCCTCCTTCAAATGGCACTCAATCTTCAGAAAACACCAATTCTACTGCAGGTCCTGAACTTCCACCAGATTGTGAAGTCAATCAGGAGTCTTCAGACTCCGAAAAAAATGAAACCATAAAACCCCTCTTCCCACCCTGTAGACCTGAAGAAAACCACAAACCTATCAAATCCACGGAGGAGCACAGTCCTCCTCAAAATGGTTCCGGACCTCTATCAGGCGATAAAGATTGCACTGGTGATAATAATTCTGGAAACCCCGACCCTCAACCAAATAATAATGGCAATGGTCCGCCAGAGAATGTACCTCCTTCTTCAAATAATAATACCGGTCCCCCCGATACTCAACACCCTGACTGTACTTGCGATCTTCCCAAGTAG
- the LOC118270595 gene encoding collagen alpha-1(III) chain-like isoform X13, with amino-acid sequence MILTRCCRCTTVYKGLDLSSRDIRLWYLRTRAAMAVTYPIFLIVLVGLASLTSLRCVYAFPQEKIAEEGKSRGIPEEPGQNSTNTCPPSGEETAPVNNTNQSQNESMDCNCQGNEDLDNNTNSSPDNHKPGDKGSQGDKGSPGDKGSPGDKGSPGDKGSPGDKGSPGDKGSNGGEGSPGDKGCNGGEGSPGDKGSPGDKGSPGDKGSNGGEGSPGDKGSNGGEGSPGDKGSPGDKGSPGDKGSPGDKGSNGGVGCNGGDGSNGGEGSNGGEGSNGGEGSKGGEGSTGGEGSTGGEDSNGGEGSNGGEGSTGGEGSTGGEGSTGGEGSNGGEGSNGGEGSTGGEGSNGGEGSTGGEGSTGCENSTGGEGSNGGEGSNGGEGSNGDKGSNGGEGSQGDKGSPGDKGSNGGEGSQGDKGSPGDKGCNGGEGSPGDKGSPGDKGSPGDKGSPGDKGSPGDKGSPGDKGSPGDKGCNGGEGSPGDKGSPGDKGSPGDKGSPGDKGSPGDKGSPGDKGSPGDKGSPGDKGSPGDKGCKGDKGSPGDKGSNGGEGSPGDKGSNGGEGSPGDKGSPGDKGSSGGEGSSGCEGSSGSEDKPIPIDFIPNDSERRSNEEDLTGKGLREPVPENHESRPEDECNIEPDESSPPSNPPPSNGTQSSENTNSTAGPELPPDCEVNQESSDSEKNETIKPLFPPCRPEENHKPIKSTEEHSPPQNGSGPLSGDKDCTGDNNSGNPDPQPNNNGNGPPENVPPSSNNNTGPPDTQHPDCTCDLPK; translated from the exons ATGATATTGACGCGGTGTTGTCGTTGCACCACCGTATATAAAGGGCTAGACTTAAGTAGCAGGGACATAAGACTCTGGTACTTAAGAACTCGGGCTGCGATGGCGGTAACCTACCCG ATTTTCCTGATCGTTCTGGTCGGTCTAGCGAGCTTGACCTCGTTAAGATGCGTGTACGCCTTCCCACAAGAAAAGATCGCAGAAGAAGGAAAGTCACGAGGCATTCCTGAGGAACCGGGACAGAATTCCACAAACACCTGCCCACCAAGTGGAGAAGAGACGGCACCAGTCAATAATACTAATCAATCACAGAACGAGTCCATGGACTGTAATTGTCAAGGAAACGAAGATCTAGATAATAACACCAATTCTTCTCCAGATAACCATAAACCAGGTGATAAAGGCTCACAAGGTGACAAAGGCTCACCCGGTGACAAAGGCTCACCCGGTGACAAAGGCTCACCCGGTGACAAAGGCTCACCAGGTGACAAAGGCTCACCCGGTGACAAAGGCTCCAATGGTGGTGAAGGCTCACCAGGTGACAAAGGCTGCAATGGTGGTGAAGGCTCACCAGGTGACAAAGGCTCACCCGGTGACAAAGGCTCACCCGGTGACAAAGGCTCCAATGGTGGTGAAG GCTCACCCGGTGACAAAGGCTCCAATGGTGGTGAAGGCTCACCCGGTGACAAAGGCTCACCCGGTGACAAAGGCTCACCCGGTGACAAAGGCTCACCAG GTGACAAAGGCTCCAATGGTGGTGTAGGCTGCAATGGTGGTGACGGCTCCAATGGTGGTGAAGGCTCCAATGGTGGTGAAGGCTCCAATGGTGGTGAAGGCTCCAAAGGTGGTGAAGGCTCAACTGGTGGTGAAGGCTCCACTGGTGGTGAAGACTCCAATGGTGGTGAAGGCTCCAATGGTGGTGAAGGCTCTACTGGTGGTGAAGGCTCCACTGGTGGTGAAGGCTCCACTGGTGGTGAAGGCTCCAATGGTGGTGAAGGCTCCAATGGTGGTGAAGGCTCCACTGGTGGTGAAGGCTCCAATGGTGGTGAAGGCTCCACTGGTGGTGAAGGCTCCACTGGTTGTGAAAACTCCACTGGTGGTGAAGGCTCCAATGGTGGTGAAGGCTCCAATGGTGGTGAAGGCTCCAATGGTGACAAAGGCTCCAATGGTGGTGAAGGCTCACAAGGTGACAAAGGCTCACCCGGTGACAAAGGCTCCAATGGTGGTGAAGGCTCACAAGGTGACAAAGGCTCACCCGGTGACAAAGGCTGCAATGGTGGTGAAGGCTCACCAGGTGACAAAGGCTCACCCGGTGACAAAGGCTCACCCGGTGACAAAGGCTCACCCGGTGACAAAGGCTCACCAGGTGACAAAGGCTCACCAGGTGACAAAGGCTCACCAGGTGACAAAGGCTGCAATGGTGGTGAAGGCTCACCAGGTGACAAAGGCTCACCCGGTGACAAAGGCTCACCAGGTGACAAAGGCTCACCCGGTGACAAAGGCTCACCAGGTGACAAAGGCTCACCCGGTGACAAAGGCTCACCCGGTGACAAAGGCTCACCCGGTGATAAAGGCTCACCAGGTGACAAAGGCTGCAAAGGTGACAAAGGCTCACCCGGTGACAAAGGCTCCAATGGTGGTGAAG GCTCACCCGGTGACAAAGGCTCCAATGGTGGTGAAGGCTCACCAGGTGACAAAGGCTCACCCGGTGACAAAGGCTCCAGTGGTGGTGAAGGCTCCAGTGGTTGTGAAGGCTCCAGTGGTAGTGAAGACAAACCTATTCCTATTGACTTTATTCCAAATGATTCCGAACGTAGATCAAATGAAGAAGACTTAACTGGTAAAGGATTACGTGAACCTGTTCCCGAAAACCACGAAAGTCGACCAGAAGATGAATGCAACATAGAGCCAGATGAGTCTAGCCCTCCTTCAAATCCTCCTCCTTCAAATGGCACTCAATCTTCAGAAAACACCAATTCTACTGCAGGTCCTGAACTTCCACCAGATTGTGAAGTCAATCAGGAGTCTTCAGACTCCGAAAAAAATGAAACCATAAAACCCCTCTTCCCACCCTGTAGACCTGAAGAAAACCACAAACCTATCAAATCCACGGAGGAGCACAGTCCTCCTCAAAATGGTTCCGGACCTCTATCAGGCGATAAAGATTGCACTGGTGATAATAATTCTGGAAACCCCGACCCTCAACCAAATAATAATGGCAATGGTCCGCCAGAGAATGTACCTCCTTCTTCAAATAATAATACCGGTCCCCCCGATACTCAACACCCTGACTGTACTTGCGATCTTCCCAAGTAG